A DNA window from Lachancea thermotolerans CBS 6340 chromosome G complete sequence contains the following coding sequences:
- the RAD30 gene encoding DNA-directed DNA polymerase eta (similar to uniprot|Q04049 YDR419W Saccharomyces cerevisiae RAD30 DNA polymerase eta involved in the predominantly error-free bypass replication of DNA lesions): MSRFKWRDLLDINSPKKAFSSPLACVAHIDVNAFFAQVEQIRCQYSRDDPVVCVQWNSIIAVSYAAKKFGISRMDTVFDAFKKCEGLMPVHTAVFKKGEDFWQYHDDCGSWHTDESKKLSPELHKVSLDPYRRESRKILKIFSEWCDLVEKASVDEVFLDLGRNVFSLLLIDESQKGFESIRTQFREGSYDLDDYLPGVPKDVEINIEAGDYNPQKRTLYDDWDDVLFCLGSTITKKIRDQIEEVLGYTTSCGIARTKTVAKLASNFKKPNAQTIVRNCNIEDFLDNESLELTSFWSMGGIFGKEVTQLLDLPSERSLKYIRDSWPVSSWELGAHMREKIRKLNSGKEKLYSLDDAQVQQMADKIFQLARGDFKMPFNPRPVIKSMMSNKNLPGNSCKHYVDCLAWLEVFSGDLIGRIKELEQEYERIIVPKTITVMTKTRNYERHTRRTTLTVGGQVKSKDLMEFGTKLIRELESLYGGSDTYYPLTGIAMSLSNFEIHETGRTIVDMFGRQTQVVRKSGEDFTKPEPQSHVSFTKSLRCEPCNIDFDDESLFKEHTDFHYALKLSESLNGAQEDSKNLSLGERRLLFSGKKRPASSIKQNENKKNSQSKSGNIYKYFSK, from the coding sequence ATGTCAAGGTTCAAATGGAGAGATTTACTTGATATAAACTCACCGAAAAAGGCTTTTTCGTCCCCTCTCGCTTGCGTTGCGCATATAGATGTGAATGCATTTTTCGCTCAAGTTGAGCAGATCCGGTGCCAATACAGCAGGGATGACCCAGTAGTATGTGTACAGTGGAACTCGATCATAGCGGTCTCTTACGCTGCCAAGAAGTTTGGCATTAGTCGTATGGACACTGTTTTTGatgccttcaaaaaatgtgAGGGCCTTATGCCAGTTCATACTgcagttttcaagaaaggtGAGGATTTTTGGCAATATCATGATGACTGCGGCTCCTGGCATACTGACGAAAGTAAGAAACTGTCCCCCGAGCTACATAAGGTTTCATTAGATCCTTATAGGAGGGAAAGTAGAAAGATTCTGAAGATATTCAGTGAATGGTGCGATTTGGTAGAAAAAGCTAGTGTGGACGAGGTGTTCTTGGACCTGGGCCGCAATGTTTTTTCTCTGCTCCTAATTGATGAATCTCAGAAGGGCTTTGAGTCAATACGAACTCAATTTCGAGAAGGAAGCTACGACTTGGACGACTACCTTCCTGGTGTTCCGAAAGACGTAGAAATTAACATTGAGGCCGGCGACTACAACCCACAAAAAAGAACGCTTTATGATGACTGGGACGATGTACTATTCTGCCTCGGGTCCACAattaccaaaaaaattcgGGAtcaaattgaagaagttctaGGTTATACTACATCTTGTGGGATTGCTCGAACCAAGACTGTCGCCAAGCTTGCCTCAAACTTTAAGAAGCCAAATGCCCAAACTATTGTAAGAAATTGTAATATTGAAGACTTCCTCGACAATGAAAGCTTGGAGCTCACTTCTTTTTGGAGTATGGGAGGCATTTTTGGTAAGGAAGTGACTCAACTTTTGGACTTACCCAGCGAGAGATCACTCAAGTATATCCGTGATTCTTGGCCTGTCTCAAGTTGGGAACTAGGTGCGCATATGAGAGAGAAGATACGTAAACTCAACTCTGgcaaagagaagctttaCAGCCTAGACGATGCTCAAGTGCAGCAGATGGCTGATAAAATATTTCAACTTGCTCGAGGTGACTTCAAAATGCCTTTTAACCCCAGGCCAGTGATAAAGTCAATGATGTCAAATAAAAACTTGCCAGGAAACTCCTGCAAACATTACGTGGATTGTTTGGCGTGGCTCGAGGTTTTCAGCGGAGACCTTATTGGAAGAATCAAGGAACTGGAGCAGGAGTATGAAAGGATAATTGTTCCGAAGACTATAACCGTTATGACGAAAACGCGTAATTACGAAAGACATACTCGAAGAACAACTTTAACAGTGGGCGGTCAAGTGAAATCGAAGGACTTAATGGAGTTTGGTACCAAATTGATTCGAGAACTTGAATCCCTGTACGGAGGATCGGACACCTACTACCCATTAACAGGAATTGCTATGTCCCTAtccaattttgaaattcacGAAACGGGGAGGACCATTGTTGACATGTTTGGGCGCCAAACACAAGTAGTCCGAAAAAGTGGCGAGGACTTTACTAAGCCTGAGCCCCAAAGCCATGTGTCTTTCACAAAGTCACTACGTTGCGAGCCGTGTAATATAGATTTTGATGACGAATCATTGTTCAAAGAACACACAGATTTTCACTACGCTCTAAAACTTTCTGAAAGCTTAAATGGTGCTCAAGAAGATTCCAAGAATCTTTCACTCGGCGAACGCAGGCTACTTTTTTCCGGGAAGAAGAGGCCTGCTTCAAGCATAAAgcaaaatgaaaacaaaaagaactCGCAATCGAAGAGCGGTAACATTTACAAGTATTTTTCCAAGTAG
- a CDS encoding acyl-CoA-binding domain-containing protein (some similarities with uniprot|P31787 Saccharomyces cerevisiae YGR037C), whose amino-acid sequence MSADSVDQVFEKAISTIHTLSSLKGYNSLPRPPAEIRTELYALFKQSTEGDVDLVLQRPTVGSDLPEYSVALRKWEAWRTKTGLSKTEAKKQYIQKLISTMRSYATGTLAARELLADLEFLWSQVAHENVGDSEESNSMAMALQDDQQDYKSLRLRREIYETLFALNESKASSSRDLDVQNKRYKRDPDRGLPRFRKILRWVTIFVCRKLINLFKAMIFQGTVLLAALVLAKRLNLSPLSIDLNIPRNKNFNTTSKGSRYKALSYIRNGLGAAFEYVNRTLHLNLHHIYISVI is encoded by the coding sequence ATGTCAGCTGATTCAGTTGACCAGGTGTTTGAGAAAGCTATATCTACCATCCACACCCtttcttccttgaaagGTTACAATTCATTGCCTCGTCCCCCTGCTGAAATCAGAACAGAGCTGTATGCTTTATTCAAACAATCTACGGAGGGAGATGTGGACCTAGTGCTCCAAAGACCAACTGTTGGATCAGATCTGCCGGAATACAGCGTTGCATTAAGGAAGTGGGAGGCTTGGAGGACAAAAACAGGTCTAAGTAAAACAGAAGCAAAAAAGCAGTACATCCAAAAGCTTATCTCTACAATGAGATCTTATGCCACTGGAACTCTTGCAGCGCGCGAACTCCTAGCAGACCTTGAGTTTCTTTGGTCTCAAGTAGCACACGAGAATGTTGGCGATAGCGAGGAGAGCAACAGCATGGCAATGGCTCTGCAAGATGATCAACAGGACTATAAGTCTCTGCGCTTGCGCCGAGAAATCTATGAGACTCTTTTTGCCCTGAATGAAAGTAAAGCCAGCTCCTCTCGCGACCTTGATGTTCAAAATAAGCGCTACAAGAGAGATCCCGACAGAGGATTACCTCGCTTTCGTAAGATTCTGCGATGGGTCACTATCTTCGTTTGCCGCAAGCTAATCAATTTGTTTAAAGCTATGATTTTTCAGGGAACAGTCCTCTTGGCTGCACTGGTCTTGGCAAAGCGGCTGAATCTCTCACCACTCTCTATTGATTTGAATATTCCTAGgaacaaaaacttcaacactACTAGCAAAGGCTCACGCTACAAGGCTCTGTCATATATTCGCAACGGACTCGGTGCTGCCTTCGAATATGTGAATCGTACTTTGCATCTCAATTTACATCATATTTACATTAGCGTAATTTAA
- the RPL12B gene encoding 60S ribosomal protein uL11 (highly similar to uniprot|P17079 YEL054C Saccharomyces cerevisiae RPL12A and highly similar to uniprot|P17079 Saccharomyces cerevisiae YDR418W RPL12BProtein component of the large (60S) ribosomal subunit): protein MPPKFDPNEVKFLYLRAVGGEVGASAALAPKIGPLGLSPKKVGEDIAKATKEFKGIKVTVQLRIQNRQATASVVPSASSLVITALKEPPRDRKKEKNVKHSGNLQLEDIIEIAKQMKDKSFGKNLASVAKEILGTAQSVGCRVNYKNPHDIIEAIDAGEIEIPEN, encoded by the coding sequence ATGCCTCCAAAGTTTGATCCAAATGAAGTCAAGTTCTTGTACTTGAGAGCCGTCGGTGGTGAAGTCGGTGCTTCCGCCGCCTTGGCCCCAAAGATTGGTCCATTGGGTTTGTCCCCAAAGAAGGTTGGTGAAGACATTGCCAAGGCCACCAAGGAATTCAAGGGTATCAAGGTCACCGTGCAGTTGAGAATCCAAAACAGACAGGCCACCGCCTCTGTTGTCCCATCTGCCTCCTCTTTGGTCATCACTGCCTTGAAGGAGCCTCCTAGAGACAgaaagaaggagaagaacGTCAAGCACAGCGGTAACTTGCAGTTGGAGGACATCATCGAGATTGCCAAGCAAATGAAGGACAAGTCCTTCGGTAAGAACTTGGCCTCCGTTGCCAAGGAGATTTTGGGTACTGCCCAGTCCGTTGGCTGCCGTGTTAACTACAAGAACCCACACGACATCATCGAGGCTATCGATGCTGGCGAAATTGAAATTCCAGAAAACTAA